One window from the genome of Rhodopirellula halodulae encodes:
- the argF gene encoding ornithine carbamoyltransferase: MRHLLTLFDLTPQELRQILATAQTLKAKLKQGERPAILERYTLALLFEKPSLRTRVSFETGMTHLGGSSLFLGADVGWGKRESPSDFTRVLGQFVDAVACRAKGHDRVEQLAEYNAVPVINSLTDLCHPCQAIADVLTLQENFGEVKGRHMVFVGDGNNVSRSLALACAMLDIRFTLACPEGYELDQPWLDRITAKYPNANLQQIDDPIAAVKDADAIYTDVWTSMGQEAESIVRRAAFKDFQVNEELLRAAPKTARVLHCLPAVRGEEITDEVMDGPQSVVIEQAGNRMHAQKALLIQLLRPEWIAENIQV, translated from the coding sequence ATGCGACACTTGCTAACACTCTTTGACCTGACACCGCAAGAATTGCGTCAGATCTTAGCGACCGCTCAAACCCTCAAAGCGAAGCTGAAACAGGGCGAACGCCCCGCCATTTTGGAACGCTACACCTTGGCGTTGTTGTTTGAAAAACCCAGCTTGCGAACTCGCGTCAGCTTCGAAACCGGGATGACCCACCTGGGCGGCAGCAGCCTTTTCCTCGGCGCAGATGTTGGCTGGGGCAAACGCGAATCACCGTCTGATTTTACGAGGGTCTTAGGGCAGTTCGTGGACGCCGTGGCATGCCGCGCCAAAGGTCATGACCGCGTGGAACAATTGGCTGAATACAACGCAGTGCCGGTCATCAATAGTCTGACGGACCTTTGCCACCCCTGCCAAGCCATCGCGGACGTGCTGACATTGCAGGAAAACTTTGGTGAAGTCAAAGGCCGCCACATGGTCTTCGTCGGCGATGGCAACAATGTGTCCAGGTCGTTGGCACTTGCCTGTGCGATGCTGGACATTCGCTTCACGCTCGCCTGCCCCGAAGGTTACGAACTGGATCAACCTTGGCTGGACCGCATCACGGCAAAATACCCCAACGCGAATCTGCAACAGATCGACGATCCGATCGCAGCGGTCAAAGATGCCGATGCAATTTACACCGACGTGTGGACCAGCATGGGGCAAGAGGCTGAATCAATCGTTCGCCGTGCGGCCTTCAAAGACTTCCAAGTCAATGAAGAGCTACTGCGAGCGGCCCCGAAGACCGCTCGCGTGCTCCATTGTTTGCCCGCCGTGCGAGGCGAGGAGATCACCGATGAGGTGATGGATGGTCCGCAAAGCGTTGTCATTGAACAAGCGGGCAATCGAATGCACGCTCAAAAAGCTTTGCTGATTCAACTTCTGCGACCCGAGTGGATCGCAGAGAACATTCAGGTTTGA